A window of Rufibacter sp. LB8 contains these coding sequences:
- a CDS encoding quinol:cytochrome C oxidoreductase, with protein sequence MITEERLSIPKRTTTRFFYMIALGLILLVAGLIIAANFSGGHGEGHEATAGHHVAGWGQRLLANLWLNNVYFTGIAVVGVLFVSIQYVAYAGWSVVIKKVPEALGSYLLFGGVVMLGIFLIPILFTGHNTLFHWTDHSLTEVGNPNYDAIIAGKSGYLNVTFYVIRMVAYFALWYMFFKWLRRESMAEDLNGGLVHYNKSIKLGATFLVIFGVTSSMSAWDWVLSIDPHWFSTMFGWYVFASWWVSGLAAITLTLVFLKQAGYLKMVNSNHLHDLGKFLFGFSIFWTYIWFSQFMLYWYANIPEEVIYFQERLGGNNNHYTWIFFFNLLINFAFPFLVLMTRDAKRQMLFLKIVCIAILIGHWFDFYLMIMPGTMRAASGFGLIELGTALTFLGFFLVLFTKELSKGSLVPVNHPFLDESVHHHV encoded by the coding sequence ATGATAACTGAAGAAAGACTAAGTATCCCTAAAAGAACCACCACGCGGTTCTTCTACATGATAGCCCTGGGATTAATCCTCCTGGTTGCCGGTCTTATCATTGCTGCGAACTTTAGCGGTGGTCATGGAGAAGGACACGAGGCGACAGCTGGCCATCATGTTGCCGGATGGGGACAAAGATTGTTGGCTAACCTATGGTTGAACAATGTGTACTTCACAGGCATTGCGGTAGTGGGCGTTTTGTTTGTGTCTATTCAATATGTAGCCTATGCCGGTTGGTCTGTCGTGATTAAAAAAGTGCCTGAGGCATTAGGAAGCTACCTATTGTTTGGAGGCGTGGTGATGTTGGGTATCTTCTTGATTCCAATTTTATTCACGGGTCATAACACCCTTTTCCACTGGACGGATCACTCCCTGACAGAAGTGGGCAATCCAAATTATGATGCCATTATAGCAGGTAAAAGCGGTTACTTGAATGTGACGTTTTATGTAATCAGAATGGTGGCTTATTTCGCCCTCTGGTACATGTTCTTTAAATGGCTTAGAAGAGAGTCCATGGCTGAAGACTTAAACGGAGGATTGGTTCACTATAACAAGAGCATTAAACTGGGTGCTACTTTCCTGGTAATCTTCGGTGTGACGTCTTCTATGTCTGCCTGGGACTGGGTTCTGTCTATTGACCCGCACTGGTTCAGTACTATGTTTGGTTGGTATGTTTTTGCCAGCTGGTGGGTATCAGGTTTGGCGGCTATCACCTTGACCTTAGTTTTCTTAAAGCAAGCTGGTTACCTGAAAATGGTAAATTCTAACCATTTACATGACTTAGGTAAGTTCTTGTTCGGTTTCAGTATTTTCTGGACCTACATCTGGTTCTCTCAGTTCATGTTGTATTGGTATGCCAACATTCCGGAAGAGGTAATCTATTTCCAGGAGCGTTTAGGAGGTAATAACAACCACTACACTTGGATTTTCTTCTTCAACCTTCTGATAAACTTTGCATTCCCATTCCTTGTTCTTATGACCAGAGATGCGAAGCGGCAGATGTTATTCCTAAAAATAGTCTGTATAGCCATCTTAATAGGGCATTGGTTTGATTTTTACCTCATGATTATGCCAGGCACCATGCGCGCAGCAAGTGGCTTTGGGTTAATTGAGTTAGGTACAGCCTTGACTTTCTTGGGTTTCTTCCTGGTACTGTTTACCAAAGAACTTTCTAAAGGATCATTGGTTCCTGTGAACCACCCATTCTTGGATGAAAGTGTTCACCATCACGTTTAA
- the nrfD gene encoding NrfD/PsrC family molybdoenzyme membrane anchor subunit, with amino-acid sequence MQHVSPIREPLVTGGKTYADITEDVCRQVEAKPNIRWMMALGVSLVFLGIFLYSVYRTLWYGIGEWGLNKTVGWAWDITNFVWWVGIGHAGTLISAILLLFRQKWRTSINRAAEAMTIFAVICAAMFPVLHMGRPWLAYWVLPLPNTFGSLWVNFNSPLLWDVFAISTYFSVSLVFWYIGLIPDFATIRDRATGPIARRAYALLSMNWTGSAKHWSRYETVSLILAGLATPLVLSVHTIVSMDFATSVIPGWHTTIFPPYFVAGAIFSGFAMVLTLMIITRKVFKLEDYITLEHVESMNKVITLTGSIVGVAYITEFFIAWYSGVEYEQYAFINRATGPYWWAYWSMMTCNVITPQLFWFRSIRRSLTATFIISIFVNIGMWFERFVIIVTSLHRDFLPSSWVMFSPTAIDVGIYVGTMGLFFTLFLLFAKFFPVVNMAEVKSILKSSSGVSHTHNPDASMHGTAPNHPTKHD; translated from the coding sequence ATGCAGCACGTATCTCCGATAAGAGAGCCCCTAGTAACCGGGGGTAAAACTTATGCAGACATCACGGAAGACGTATGCCGGCAGGTGGAAGCCAAGCCGAACATCCGTTGGATGATGGCCCTGGGGGTTTCTCTGGTTTTTCTCGGTATATTCCTTTATTCCGTTTACCGCACCCTCTGGTATGGTATTGGCGAGTGGGGTTTGAATAAAACCGTAGGTTGGGCATGGGATATCACCAACTTCGTATGGTGGGTAGGTATTGGCCACGCCGGTACGCTTATCTCCGCCATCTTGTTGTTGTTCCGTCAGAAGTGGAGAACCTCCATTAACCGGGCAGCCGAGGCGATGACCATCTTTGCGGTAATCTGTGCGGCCATGTTTCCGGTATTGCACATGGGCCGGCCATGGTTAGCGTATTGGGTACTTCCTTTGCCAAACACGTTTGGTTCTCTCTGGGTGAACTTTAACTCACCGCTTCTTTGGGACGTGTTCGCGATCAGTACTTATTTCTCAGTATCACTGGTATTCTGGTACATTGGCCTTATTCCTGACTTCGCTACCATTAGAGACAGAGCCACTGGTCCTATTGCCCGCAGAGCGTATGCCCTGTTAAGCATGAACTGGACCGGTTCTGCCAAGCATTGGTCACGGTATGAGACGGTGTCTTTGATTCTGGCTGGTTTAGCAACGCCACTGGTACTTTCGGTTCACACCATTGTATCTATGGACTTTGCCACGTCTGTGATACCAGGTTGGCACACCACCATTTTCCCTCCTTACTTTGTGGCAGGGGCTATCTTCTCTGGTTTTGCCATGGTATTGACCTTGATGATCATTACCCGCAAAGTATTTAAGCTGGAGGATTACATTACGCTGGAGCACGTAGAATCCATGAACAAGGTAATCACCTTAACAGGCTCTATTGTAGGGGTAGCGTATATCACAGAGTTCTTTATTGCCTGGTACTCCGGTGTGGAATATGAGCAGTATGCCTTCATTAACCGGGCAACGGGCCCTTACTGGTGGGCGTATTGGTCCATGATGACCTGTAACGTGATCACACCTCAGTTATTCTGGTTCCGTTCTATCCGGAGAAGCTTAACCGCCACGTTCATCATCTCTATCTTTGTGAACATTGGTATGTGGTTTGAGCGCTTCGTGATCATTGTGACTTCCTTGCACCGTGACTTCTTGCCATCTAGCTGGGTAATGTTCTCGCCTACCGCCATTGACGTAGGTATCTATGTGGGCACCATGGGCTTGTTCTTTACTTTATTCCTTCTCTTTGCCAAATTCTTTCCAGTTGTGAACATGGCAGAGGTGAAATCAATCTTGAAGTCGTCTAGCGGCGTAAGCCACACGCACAACCCAGACGCATCTATGCATGGCACAGCACCTAACCACCCAACCAAACATGACTAG
- a CDS encoding cytochrome c oxidase subunit II yields MIKIAVALSIILLLVILYLLFRIQVLASIFKGSYRQDIGRSNKVNAILMVVFFFVMGALFIWSFLDAQEDMILPVASEHGVAIDSMFWVTMAVIGFVFVVTHILLFLYSYKYQHQDGKRAYYYPHNNKIEIIWTVIPAVVMALLVFSGWKTWASITSPAPEQSVVVEIMGKQFNWLVRYPGDDNKLGLVKHTLIDATNEFGIDFTDKNAADDFTPGTSSFHVPKGTPVLLKIRARDVIHSVFLPHFRVKMDAVPGMPTSFWFIPTKTTAEMQTETGNPEFQYELACTEVCGRGHFAMKMVMVVDEPEEYAKWVAEQKKQTFASQLQAPTADSAAAPLAMGTTNAGATSSPVAKQ; encoded by the coding sequence ATGATTAAGATTGCTGTAGCACTATCAATCATCCTTCTACTGGTAATTCTTTACCTTTTATTTAGAATCCAGGTACTGGCTTCTATTTTTAAGGGAAGCTACCGCCAAGATATAGGACGTAGCAACAAGGTGAATGCTATCCTGATGGTTGTTTTCTTTTTTGTGATGGGAGCCCTCTTTATTTGGTCTTTCCTAGATGCACAAGAAGACATGATTCTTCCCGTGGCTTCAGAACACGGCGTTGCCATAGACAGTATGTTCTGGGTAACCATGGCGGTAATTGGGTTTGTATTTGTGGTCACACACATTCTACTATTCCTGTACTCTTATAAATACCAACACCAGGATGGCAAACGAGCCTATTACTATCCACACAACAACAAGATTGAAATAATCTGGACGGTGATTCCGGCTGTGGTTATGGCTTTGTTGGTATTCTCCGGCTGGAAAACATGGGCAAGTATTACAAGTCCTGCTCCAGAACAATCTGTAGTGGTGGAGATAATGGGCAAGCAGTTTAACTGGTTAGTAAGATATCCTGGTGATGATAACAAGCTGGGTTTGGTGAAACACACCTTGATTGATGCCACTAATGAATTCGGTATTGATTTTACAGACAAGAATGCAGCAGATGACTTCACCCCAGGCACCAGCTCTTTCCACGTTCCTAAAGGAACACCAGTCTTGTTGAAGATCAGAGCCCGAGATGTAATTCACAGTGTCTTCCTTCCCCATTTCAGAGTGAAAATGGATGCGGTGCCTGGTATGCCTACGTCTTTCTGGTTTATCCCAACCAAAACAACTGCTGAAATGCAAACCGAAACTGGTAATCCAGAATTTCAATATGAGTTAGCTTGTACAGAAGTTTGCGGACGTGGTCACTTTGCCATGAAAATGGTGATGGTGGTGGACGAGCCTGAGGAATATGCCAAATGGGTAGCTGAACAGAAGAAGCAGACGTTTGCTTCACAGTTACAGGCTCCTACCGCCGACAGCGCAGCTGCTCCGCTAGCAATGGGAACAACAAATGCAGGTGCTACTTCTAGCCCTGTTGCAAAACAATAG
- a CDS encoding heme A synthase yields the protein MSDKSFSAKRFTRIGVYTIAAVYFLILVGGIVRSTGSGMGCPDWPKCFGSWVPPTNLSQLPPDYLEVYKAKRIQKNERIAQTLEGLGFTKVAQEIFAHPSQYIETEFNVTKTWIEYVNRLVGVVIGIMIFLTVLYSWPFLKRDPVIFWGAVASFLLVVFQGWLGSLVVSTNLLPEMVTVHMALALVLVALLIYIVVRAEKVKFSQMTVPSSGAVYFLIAFALVLTFVQVIIGTQVREQVDIVSFNLNNQGRETWIEQLGTSFYVHRSLSILIFVVNVVLWRKMKELAHRNMRQVANAIMVVLGLEILLGIILAYFSLPAFAQPLHLLLGTALFGFQFQLLAYYRYAQLNKRLTPEMVA from the coding sequence ATGAGCGATAAATCTTTTAGTGCTAAAAGGTTTACCAGGATAGGAGTCTATACCATAGCTGCTGTCTATTTTTTAATCTTAGTAGGGGGGATCGTCCGAAGCACTGGGTCAGGCATGGGTTGCCCTGATTGGCCTAAATGCTTCGGGTCGTGGGTCCCCCCCACTAATTTAAGCCAATTGCCTCCTGATTATTTGGAGGTGTACAAGGCAAAGCGTATTCAGAAGAACGAGCGCATTGCCCAGACTCTTGAAGGATTAGGTTTTACTAAGGTAGCCCAGGAGATATTTGCACATCCGTCTCAGTACATAGAGACGGAGTTCAATGTAACTAAAACCTGGATTGAGTATGTGAACCGATTGGTGGGCGTGGTGATCGGGATCATGATTTTTCTAACGGTGCTCTATTCATGGCCTTTCCTGAAGCGGGACCCAGTTATTTTCTGGGGAGCAGTAGCCTCCTTTTTATTGGTGGTGTTTCAAGGGTGGCTCGGTTCATTGGTTGTCTCCACCAATCTTTTGCCAGAAATGGTAACAGTACACATGGCCTTGGCTTTGGTACTGGTAGCTCTTTTGATTTACATAGTTGTAAGAGCAGAGAAAGTAAAATTCAGTCAAATGACGGTTCCTTCATCTGGAGCTGTATATTTCTTGATTGCCTTTGCGCTGGTGTTAACCTTTGTTCAGGTAATTATCGGGACACAAGTAAGAGAACAGGTTGATATAGTTTCCTTTAACTTAAATAACCAGGGAAGAGAAACCTGGATTGAACAGTTAGGAACCTCCTTTTACGTGCACCGGTCACTGTCCATTTTGATTTTTGTAGTCAATGTGGTGTTGTGGAGAAAAATGAAAGAGTTGGCGCACCGGAACATGAGGCAGGTGGCAAACGCAATAATGGTGGTGTTGGGATTAGAGATACTCTTGGGTATAATTTTAGCTTACTTCTCCCTGCCTGCTTTTGCACAGCCGCTGCATTTATTGTTGGGGACGGCCCTATTTGGGTTTCAGTTCCAGTTGTTGGCATATTACCGCTACGCTCAATTAAACAAAAGGCTTACACCCGAAATGGTGGCATAA
- the cyoE gene encoding heme o synthase codes for MFVQDVTNNARSSSAMSKVTAYFQLLKFRLSATVAFSSAIGFLLGRPDSHWTDTAMVMLGGLLVTGSANIINQVLEKDLDKLMKRTAKRPLPQGVLSVQEAIIFCVLLGVAGLVLLGLQFNWLASALSFLSLLLYGFFYTPLKRISPICVFVGAIPGALPPLIGWVAGTGYIGVEAWVLFGIQFMWQFPHFWAIAWVLDDDYKKAGFKMLPMAGGKNLKTAIQIMIYTLLLIPLSLLPLQFGMAGKTSAFIAVACGVLFLMQTFYLMHTCSKRAAMNIMFGSFLYLPIVQIAFVVDRL; via the coding sequence ATGTTCGTACAAGACGTAACCAACAATGCCCGTTCATCATCGGCTATGAGTAAAGTAACCGCGTATTTTCAGCTTTTAAAGTTCAGGCTGTCGGCTACGGTCGCTTTCTCGAGTGCCATCGGTTTTCTGTTGGGTCGCCCTGATTCACACTGGACAGATACCGCCATGGTCATGTTGGGAGGACTTCTGGTGACAGGATCTGCCAACATCATCAATCAGGTCTTAGAAAAGGACTTGGATAAACTGATGAAGCGCACCGCTAAACGCCCCTTGCCACAAGGTGTGCTTTCTGTACAGGAAGCCATTATTTTCTGTGTGCTGTTGGGCGTGGCAGGCTTGGTTTTGCTTGGTCTGCAGTTCAATTGGCTGGCATCGGCGCTATCCTTTTTGTCTTTGCTACTTTATGGGTTCTTTTATACGCCTTTAAAGCGAATTTCCCCAATTTGCGTGTTTGTGGGTGCCATACCAGGTGCTTTGCCGCCGTTGATTGGTTGGGTAGCCGGAACGGGTTACATTGGCGTGGAGGCCTGGGTCTTGTTCGGGATCCAATTCATGTGGCAGTTCCCTCATTTCTGGGCGATTGCCTGGGTTCTGGATGATGATTACAAGAAAGCTGGATTCAAAATGTTGCCGATGGCAGGCGGCAAGAATTTGAAGACTGCCATACAAATCATGATTTACACGTTGCTGCTGATTCCGTTGAGTTTGCTGCCTTTGCAATTTGGCATGGCGGGGAAAACATCGGCCTTCATTGCGGTTGCTTGTGGTGTTCTTTTTTTGATGCAGACGTTTTATTTAATGCACACCTGTTCTAAACGGGCAGCTATGAATATTATGTTTGGGTCCTTTTTATATTTGCCCATTGTGCAGATAGCGTTTGTGGTTGATAGACTTTAA
- a CDS encoding cbb3-type cytochrome c oxidase subunit I, with the protein MSSTDISLHKDVHLEHDDHHDDHHDQSFIEKYIFSQDHKVIAKQFLFAGIFWAIIGGTMSSLFRMQLGFPEATFTFLEPLLGKWVEGGKLNPEFYLALVTMHGTIMVFFVLTAGLSGTFSNFLIPLQIGARDMASGFMNMLSFWFFFLASIIMFYSIFLETGPASGGWTVYPPLSALPQAMSGSGAGMTMWLVSMALFIISQLLGGVNYITTVINLRTRGLSMAKLPLTIWSFFLTAILGLLAFPVLFSAALLLIFDRSFGTSFFLSDIYVAGEALTNTGGSPVLFQHLFWFLGHPEVYIVILPTFGIVSEVIATCARKPIFGYRAMIGSMLGIALLSFIVWAHHMFVSGMNPFLGSVFMFLTLIIAVPSAVKVFNWIATIWRGNINFTPAMLFSIAFVSLFISGGVTGIILGNSALDIQLHDTYFVVAHFHLVMGSAAFFGMFAGVYHWFPKMFGRMMDEKLGYIHFWITFAGVYLIFMPMHYIGIAGFPRRYYTWTGFDTFSTFMNLNTFITVAAIVAFAAQFFFLFNFVYSIFRGRRATENPWKSNTLEWTTPVNPGHGNWPGPLPVVYRWPYDYSKPGAPEDFIPQNVPFSQTQSSNLPYERDFE; encoded by the coding sequence ATGTCTAGTACGGATATTTCATTACATAAAGATGTGCATCTGGAGCATGATGATCATCATGATGACCATCATGACCAAAGCTTTATAGAGAAGTACATCTTTAGCCAAGACCATAAAGTCATTGCCAAGCAGTTTCTGTTTGCCGGTATTTTCTGGGCTATCATTGGTGGAACTATGTCTAGCTTGTTCCGGATGCAGTTGGGTTTCCCTGAGGCTACCTTTACGTTTCTGGAGCCTCTGTTAGGCAAGTGGGTAGAAGGTGGTAAACTCAATCCTGAGTTTTACCTTGCTTTGGTGACTATGCATGGTACCATTATGGTATTCTTTGTATTGACAGCCGGGTTGAGCGGTACCTTTAGTAACTTCTTGATTCCGCTTCAGATTGGTGCCCGTGATATGGCTTCTGGCTTTATGAACATGCTTTCTTTCTGGTTCTTTTTCCTGGCCAGTATTATCATGTTCTATTCCATTTTCCTGGAAACAGGACCTGCCTCTGGTGGGTGGACGGTGTATCCGCCGTTGAGCGCCTTGCCACAGGCAATGTCTGGTTCTGGAGCAGGTATGACCATGTGGTTGGTAAGTATGGCCTTGTTCATTATCTCCCAGTTGTTAGGGGGGGTGAACTACATTACAACAGTTATTAACTTGCGTACCCGTGGTTTGTCTATGGCTAAGTTGCCATTGACCATCTGGTCCTTTTTCCTGACGGCTATTTTGGGTCTGCTGGCATTTCCAGTTTTATTCTCTGCTGCCTTACTGTTAATTTTTGACCGCAGCTTTGGTACCAGCTTCTTCTTATCTGACATTTATGTAGCAGGGGAGGCGTTGACTAATACAGGTGGTAGCCCGGTTTTGTTCCAGCACTTATTCTGGTTCTTGGGTCACCCTGAGGTGTACATTGTAATTCTACCCACCTTTGGTATTGTCTCTGAAGTAATTGCCACTTGTGCCCGTAAACCTATCTTCGGTTACCGTGCCATGATTGGTTCTATGTTGGGAATTGCCTTGCTGTCTTTCATTGTATGGGCACACCATATGTTCGTGTCGGGTATGAATCCGTTCCTGGGATCGGTGTTTATGTTCCTGACCTTGATCATTGCGGTTCCTTCTGCGGTGAAAGTGTTTAACTGGATTGCCACTATCTGGAGAGGTAACATCAACTTCACGCCGGCTATGTTGTTCTCCATTGCCTTTGTATCCTTGTTTATCTCAGGTGGTGTGACGGGTATTATCTTAGGAAACTCTGCCTTGGACATTCAGTTGCATGATACCTATTTTGTGGTGGCTCACTTTCACTTGGTAATGGGTAGTGCCGCCTTCTTCGGGATGTTTGCCGGTGTGTATCACTGGTTCCCTAAGATGTTCGGCCGCATGATGGATGAGAAACTAGGCTATATCCACTTCTGGATTACGTTTGCCGGTGTGTATTTGATCTTCATGCCGATGCACTACATTGGTATTGCTGGTTTCCCTAGAAGATACTACACCTGGACGGGCTTTGATACGTTCAGCACGTTCATGAACTTGAATACCTTTATCACGGTGGCTGCAATTGTGGCATTTGCCGCTCAGTTCTTCTTCTTGTTCAACTTTGTATATAGCATTTTTAGAGGTAGAAGAGCTACAGAGAATCCTTGGAAGTCAAACACGCTGGAATGGACTACACCGGTGAATCCTGGTCACGGTAACTGGCCTGGTCCTCTGCCTGTGGTATATAGATGGCCTTATGACTATAGTAAGCCAGGTGCCCCTGAAGACTTTATTCCTCAGAACGTACCGTTTTCGCAGACACAGTCATCTAACCTGCCCTACGAGAGGGATTTTGAATAA
- a CDS encoding cytochrome c: MDNIFRTGAKASFILLSAAFMAACGQNSQDPGLEYAPDMYYPVSYEPLKQLDGNKNALNPGGLNMRVPAANTIARGKMAFNVHISKDSAEVAGNELTNPLRGNMATLEEGKVLYLRFCSPCHGETGAGDGLVGAKFKGVPNFTQGRYATLPGGHIFHVITNGRGRMMPHGTQVNPEERWKIAMYVQRLQKGETEIAGDSQDTASQSTDAPNGASTNQNTNPVTGTTTDPTKDTRN; this comes from the coding sequence ATGGACAACATCTTCAGAACAGGGGCCAAGGCTTCTTTCATTCTCCTCTCCGCCGCCTTTATGGCTGCTTGCGGTCAGAACTCACAGGATCCAGGTTTGGAGTACGCGCCAGATATGTATTATCCGGTATCCTATGAACCGTTGAAGCAACTTGACGGTAACAAAAATGCGTTAAACCCTGGTGGTTTGAACATGCGGGTACCTGCGGCTAATACCATTGCCCGTGGAAAAATGGCTTTTAATGTACATATCTCCAAAGACAGTGCAGAAGTAGCTGGTAATGAACTGACCAATCCTTTAAGAGGCAACATGGCCACATTGGAGGAAGGCAAAGTGCTTTACCTTCGTTTCTGTTCCCCTTGCCACGGCGAGACTGGCGCGGGAGATGGCTTGGTAGGCGCTAAATTTAAAGGCGTGCCAAATTTCACCCAGGGCCGTTACGCCACGTTGCCGGGTGGTCATATTTTCCATGTGATTACCAATGGACGTGGCCGCATGATGCCTCACGGTACGCAGGTAAACCCAGAAGAGCGTTGGAAAATTGCCATGTATGTTCAGCGTCTGCAAAAAGGCGAGACTGAAATAGCAGGAGATTCACAGGATACCGCTTCACAGTCAACTGATGCCCCTAACGGTGCCAGCACCAACCAGAACACAAATCCAGTAACAGGTACCACTACCGATCCTACCAAGGATACGCGTAATTAA
- a CDS encoding DUF3341 domain-containing protein: MTSKKYILGVFNDEDVLLNAIEKIRAAGTKIHDVFSPYPIHGIDDVLGIQRSRLPIVAFFCGLCGTSFALWMQIYMLGFDWPMIIGGKPHISIPAFIPVTFELTVLFAAFGMVITFFIISGLRPTMKVPVMDVRSTDDKYVMAIELKEGIDITQLNDLLRSNGAIEVNEKEVVK; encoded by the coding sequence ATGACTAGTAAGAAATATATACTCGGGGTCTTCAACGACGAGGATGTGCTGCTGAACGCCATTGAGAAGATTCGCGCGGCAGGCACCAAAATTCATGATGTGTTTTCGCCTTACCCTATCCACGGGATTGATGATGTGTTAGGAATTCAGCGTTCGCGCCTGCCAATTGTGGCCTTTTTCTGTGGGCTTTGCGGTACCTCGTTCGCGCTCTGGATGCAGATTTACATGCTGGGGTTTGACTGGCCGATGATCATTGGTGGTAAGCCACACATCTCCATCCCAGCCTTTATACCGGTCACGTTTGAATTAACAGTTCTATTCGCGGCTTTTGGTATGGTGATCACGTTCTTTATAATCAGTGGCCTGCGCCCAACCATGAAGGTACCAGTAATGGATGTGCGTTCCACAGATGATAAATATGTAATGGCCATTGAACTGAAAGAAGGCATAGACATTACGCAATTGAATGATTTGCTCAGATCAAATGGGGCAATTGAAGTTAACGAGAAGGAGGTAGTTAAATAA